The sequence tttttttttttttttttttttttttttgtagtaaaaaaaaaaaactcttactTTATTTCAATTTGTAGATGACAGCATTTTGTATGCCAATCACATCTACATTTTTGGCACTACTAGCTCCAATTTTTAATGTTTACTGCaacttttttatcattattattcgccACATAATGTTTTATACTTTGTCTCAGTCTTAATTTTATAATTTGAAATGTAACTTTGAATACTCCGATAAACAACTTTTGACTTCGATCATCACCATGTTGTCTTTAGTCACTTAcccttttctttgttttttttttcttgatTTCAACTGGATGATAGTGGTTTATTTAAAGCTTAAACACTGCACCCACCTTTTTTATTTCCTCTAATAAAAACATTGCACAATAAATATTGTGTTTTGTAAAAATATTGAAGAAATGCGTCGCTTACTTGAAGGTTTTAATACACATATTATCATCATCTTCTTACTATTTTAATTAAGTTACCATGTTTGCATTAAGAAACATATACTATGTTGTAATACATATTAAGCATTTGAAACCTTGGATATAGATATTGATTGTAACATCACTTGTGGATGTTTTGCAGCAATATCGTCTAATGAAGATAGCTCCGCTAAGAAACACCATTCATCGCCCATGTTGTTTTTCCTTGGAGGGCTAATTGTGCTGCTAATATTGTTGATTATCTTATACTTTTTCTGGAAATTTGTCAGACCAGCACAACTTAAAAAGTCCGAAAAGCGTGAAAACATGTGCAAAGGTTGTGACTTTATCATGCTGTTTTCAACTATATTTTTATCAAGTATTTGTGCTAAACCTATGCTAGTTGAACTGATCATTTTTTTTGTGGCTTCAAAAGGTTATTTCAGTGGAAACCTTAGGACGATAAGCTGTTTTACATTCCAAGCGCTAAAGAAGGCGACTAAAAACTTCCATGAATGTAACTTTCTTGGAAAAGGTGGTTTTGGGCCCGTCTATTTGGTAAGTTTTTCCTTAAACGATACTAACTAATAGAGTAATAATCGTTGTTCAACCAGTAAAAACGAAAAAATGAAAATCGACAAGTAGCATAACTACTTACATTAAGGGGAGGCGATTCATGAATTTTGAGAAATGAtggatgatttttatttttttttgttaacgaggaaccctcctatgaacgagcacattgactcCCCATACCAGGTAACCTCAGACATCGGGGAATCCAGGTGTCACCCCGATGACAGGTAAATCACCTTCCACTGTAAATCCCTAATTAGGCTCCAGAGGACATTGTCAAGGATTGAACCCAAGACCTACAGCTTCACTAGGAGTCCTGGTGGCCACTTGAGCAAAGCCCAAGTGGTTTGGATGATTTATTAATGGCTTAATGGACTTTATGATGATTTATTAACTACAAAATGAAAATCGACAAGTAATATATATGATTTTACGTGTTATTATAGGGTAAGTTACAAGATGGGAGACTAGTTGCGGTAAAGAAACTTTCTCTTGATAAATCACAACAAGGAGATGCAGAATTTTTAGCAGAGGTGCAAATGATCACTAGCATACAACACAAGAACCTTGTACGTCTTCTTGGTTGTTGCTCCGAGGGACCTCAAcgaatacttgtatatgaatacatGAAGAACAAGAGTCTTGACCTCATAATTTATGGTACGAGTTTATTAAAAATCCCTTTCCGTTACACGTTAACTTCCTTTTAGATGCTAGAGGTGACAAACTATGTGGGTTTGGTAACGGGTCAAATGGGGCTGTGTCAAAATCGTTAGCTTAAATGAGGGCCAAAATGGGTCTGGTTGGATCGGGTTAGATACTAGAGATGACAAACTGTGTGGATTTGCATCGTTTAGCTTAACCCATTTGACCCCTTAGAGATTAAATTTAACCCAAATTAACCCATTTAAATGGGCTGAAATTGCCACCTCTACTTGCTTCTTAAGTACAAAAATTGCTATGTTGGGCTGTCACTTCCCTATGTCCAGTGCACTGTGCACTAATCGATGGAAAATGTATGATCGTAGTAATTGTAGTTTACACTCATCGTGTGATATCTAAAATGTTCGATGAAACACATATATACATGGTTTACGACAAGTTTCATCACTAAAATAAAAAACGCATTGAATTCCCAAGTCAGTATGACCCATACCGGTGTTTCGATCAAACAGGCCAGAACAATCAGTACCTGAACTGGAGCACACGTTTTCAAATAATTTTGGGTATTGCTCGGGGATTACAGTACCTACACGAGGACTCACACATCAGAATCGTACACAGAGATATCAAAGCCAGTAACATTCTTCTTGATGCTAAGTTTCAACCTAGAATCGGAGATTTTGGCCTCGCAAGGTTCTTTCCTGAGGATCAAGCTTATCTCAGCACAGCATTTGCTGGCACACTGTAAGTTAATAATCCTAAAATATAAAACTATAATCATCACTTAAAGTATAATGCGTGTATTATTTATTTGTAGTGGTTATACAGCCCCGGAATACGCTATTAAAGGAGAACTATCCGAAAAAGCTGACATATACAGTTTTGGAGTTCTGGTTCTCGAAATTATTAGCTGCAGGAAAAATACTGATCTTACTTTACCATTAGAAATGCAATACCTTCCTGAATATGtaagctttattttttttttactaatattcgaTTCTAAATCGTCAAACAATAatgaaatataataattttatttatttatgtttcttTGATGGCGATAGGCGTGGAAGATGTACGAAAAGTCAAAGATGGACAATCTTATAGATCCGAGAATGCAGAACGATGGTTATGTGGAGAAAGATGTAATGCAAACGATTCGTGTGGCTTTATTATGCCTTCAACCTCATGCAAACTTAAGACCGCCGATGTCAGAGATTGTATCGATGCTGACGTGGAAGGTCGAAATGGTTAAGTCACCGATAAAACCAACGTTTTTGGAAGGAGGAAGACGCACGAAGGTTGATGATAAGCAAACTTGGGAAGTCATCTCGGATTATTTCCCTTCTTCTATCATAAGTGAATCACCTAACTTGACCCAACCTCCAAACTCTATAGATTTCAGCGTTAGCCAAAGCATTTCAACCAACTTTGGTACGAATTTGGTCTGAGAAggatttatttgttttttttttttacataatatATTTCTTCGTAGGATTTTTTTAAACTCTGTACTTCATCTAAGCTTGTAAATGAGTGGCATCTCTTGATAGAACATAAAGCATAAATGTATGTACCATCTATTAGTGTGTATTTgtgtattgtgtatatatatattaattaaaaacggcAAATAGTTCAAAAAGGTAAAGTAAAAGAAGAAGCTTAAGTTAATGTAAAAATGTTCGTTAAGGACATCTCAACTGTGAAAATATCATAAAACGAAACTCAACTTAATGCAAAAAAGAATCCCATCACATAAAACTTGTAGACAATTCAAAAATACCAGAAGAAGCAGTTCTTATTACAAAATTATGCGTGTGGTTAACTGGACATATCCTACGCATAACATAAGAAAATAGAAGGGTTATTTCTTTTAATGCTCAAACTTGAAGGTCTTAAATATAACTTTGTTATTGGGTTGTACTCAAGGtcgaaaaagacgcgagacgggatcAAGACGGTCAGGACCTTGAAACGTTGAGacagggtcgagacggacgttgaccagtttgtacctataatcgttattatcgttaatataataaaaaaaaaagtaacaCTAAAATATGTCAATTTTGATCGATTTGACCGATTTTAACCAAACTTTTGACTTTTGACCTCCTTCGACTCGACTTTTTccgcatttgacctgacttttgatcGTTGATCGACTTATTAAAAGACGGGACGGGGTCGAGGAGGGCTAGTTACCAAAACACCGCGTCGCAACGGAACACTGGCCGTACCAATTAAACTACGGAGTACAGTAGTAATTAGTAAAGTGTAAACTCTGAGCAAGTTTTTAAATGTTGCCCTTAAGATGTAAGTTGTTCTTTTTTAACCCTAAAAAAGcaaaactaaataaaaataaataagataCAGCCATTAAAAAAAAACGGTTGTTTCCTTTTGTGGTAGGATGACGATTGTTCTTCATGAACATTCCATATTTCTCGCCTTTCTCTGAAATTTTTATCTCTTCTCTCCAATTTTCCTCTGTTTCTCGATTCTGTTTATAACATGCTCCGAATGATTTCGCACGTTTTGATTGGATTAACACGTTCATAACTACAGGTAATGTAGTAATTCATAAGAATATGTTACGCATTTGTCGATTTGTTATTTGCATCGGTACATAATAATAAATTATTTTTAAATTCATGCCGATTTTAGGTTTTGTGTGACGTTTGATATCGTAAGTTTTACGCATTTATATATCTGATTAATATAAACTGTGAAAATGCTGTGAATTTCATTTTACGTGAAGTTGGTGACGTTGGGATGAAGATTTAACGAAATGTTGCTGATTAGGGCAtagtttattctataataatagaCAATACATGAGATTATTGtatcatattaataattattatctgGTAATGTGTATATCATATGACTTAATTAAtgaacttaattaattaataattattatctgGTAATGTGTATATCGCTTATGCTCTTCTCGGGTTTTAGTACTGAACAGGCAAATTGAAGGAAGCATAAAGTAACAGCAAAATGTCTGTTTCTATGAAAGAAGTTGATCCAGCCTTTCAAGGAGCTGGGCGAAAACCGTATCCTTTGTCTTATCATCATTAGTTACTCTTAATAGACAATTTTATTTTACATACAAGTTAGCTTCGTTAAAAAATAAAATGCCTATATATAAAATATTGAAGAAAGCTATATATAAAAAGAAATCATACAACAAGTAAAGCAATTAATTATGATTTAGTATGTGGGTAGATTATCGGATTTTTCTATATGGACGTTCTCCTTGACAATTCATAGAGGAATTGAGGTATGGCGTATCGAGAATTCTAACCCGGTAGCTGTCCCAGAGGCTTCTTATGGTAAATTTTTTACAGGGGAAACCTATATGATATTAAAGGTGCGTTCTCTTAttatcttattataataatctgatCATTTGATTTGATTGTTGGCTGTCATTATTAGATTATGTGCATTGCAATGGCATCTTTTGATTTTACTAAATTCTGCATTTTCCATTTATTTTACAGACCAGTCCTTCAAAAAGTGGCACCTTCCGCTATGACATTCATTACTGGGTAGGTAAAGATGCAAGTGAGGTGAGTTTTGACACAATACGTTTTTTAACTTCACGAATTTGTTTGTTTTTGTAACACTTGTTATTTTCCATCGTCAAAGGGTGAAGCTGGAATTGTAGCCATAAAAACGCTTGAACTAGATGCAGCTGTTGGAGGACGAGCTGTTCAGTACCGTGAATTACAAGGTCATGAAAGTGACAGATTTCTATCTTGCTTTAAACCATGTATTATACCTGAAGAAACTGaacctcaagaacacaaaaatcgcATGTTTGTTTGCAAAGGAAAGCACGTGGTTCATGTACAAGAGGCATGTATCTCTTATACTTGTACCATCGCTAGTCAATacatatatatgatcatgtatatcatatataatataatttataacttATTGAATGCAGGTTCCTTTGGCTCGATCTTCACTCAACCATGATGCCATCTGTATATTAGACAGTAAAAATAAGATTTTTCAGTTCAATGGGTCAAATACTTTGATACAAGAAAGGGCTAAAGCATTAGAAGTTGTGAAATATATTAGAGATACTTACCATCGTTCGAAATGTGATATGGCTACAATTGGTAAGTGGATATTAGATTATGTAAATTTTATAAATAAGTTTAGAATATTGAAATCTTGTTTTTGGTTTCATGAATAGAGGATGGGATGCTGATGGGTGATGCTGAAGCTGGTGAATTTTGGGGTTTCTTTGGTGGATTTGCACCTCTTCCAAAGAAAACCGCAACCAATGATGCTCAAAGTACCGACACTTTTCCTAATCAGctattttggtaatatatatatatttttttttgaataTTTTTTCTTTAGAAAAACTGAAATAGATTCTGCTAAATTGTTTTATTTACTTGAAACTTGATAAATGTTAATTAGTTATCCGGTTATGTGTCTGAAAATGTATGACGCTTTACCCAAAACTCTCTTCTATGTATCCAACTTTAAAAGTTTCTAATGCATCTATCAAACGCTCCACATTAGGTAACTTGTATCCATCTTTGTGTGCATGCAATGACTTCATTAGCTAACCAGTTTCAATTTCTTCCGCCACGTCTCTGGTTTACAAGTTACAAAAGAACTTAAGATAAATTCTGATACATATCAGATACCTAACTCTTGTATATATCCCCAAAAACATTTGAGCATTTTACTCAGAGTCCTGACAAGCTTTGTGTTTGGTATACCAGTGTGAACAAAGGGAAGGCAGAACGTGTTGCGGCTGATTCGTTGACAAAGAAACTACTAGATACACACAAATGCTATTTTCTGGACTGCGGATCAGAAATTTATGTGTGGGTGGGACGAAGTACTCCTTTTGATGAACGGAAAGCTGCAAATGGAGCTGCAGAAGTACAattcatataattatatttatcatAGATTGTTTTAATAATGTACGTATCTAATTTCAACTTATTTTGCCCTATTATATAGGAACATCTACGTGACCAGGAAAGGCCAAAATCTAAGATAATCCGCATGATTGAGAATTTTGAGACGGTATCTTTTCGGTCAAAGTTCAATTCGTGGCCTCAACCTGGTGATGTGGTAGCATCTGAGGAGGGTAGAGGCAAGGTGGCTGGTTAGTTATGCTATACTTTTTAACAAATTATTGTGATGGATTATACTTGAAAATTAATAGTTACAAATCTTTGAATGTTTGTGCTTGGTGTTTTATAGCACTCTTAAAACGCCAAGGGCTCGATGTTAAGGGTTTGGTTAAAGGTGCTCCCGAAAAGGAAGAACAACAGGAGGACCCTGAACCGTATATAGATTGCAGTGGAACCTTGCAGGTTTTACAAATTTTATTTCTTTAACAaagatataaaatattaatatgtcAGCTTTATAACATATTAATGTATTGCTAACATGGTTTCTTAGGTGTGGTGTGTGAATGGTCAAGAGAAGAGTCTCTTGTCAGAAACGGATCAGTCAAAACTTTACACCGGAGATTGCTATATCTTTCAATATACGTACTCTGGAGACGAACAAGAAGAGTGCCTTATAGGGACGTGGTTTGGAAAGAAAAGTGTAACGGTAATTCTTTTGCAATTATTTTTCTTCAAATTTTTGTAAACATTGTGTCGATATAATGAACTAATTTACTTTTTTAGCTACCACTTGCGTTAAAACTGCAGTGGTACCCCGGGGTATGGGTTCATGGGATGAGAACGTCGTGGGTTCGAATTCAGGGGGAGTCATCTTCAAATGTGCCTTGTGGGCAATTAATTTGGGGTTTCTCCTAGGGGGTTTTATCTAGATTGTGCCTTCTAGGCAGTTAATCTGGGGTTTCCTCTTGACACGTGGTCCGGATATGATCGGGTGGGTTGCTTCTGGCCCCCGTCATTGACTCCTAACATCATGTGTTAAAAAATGTATTTATTTAGCTAAACATGTGTTGTAGGAAGATAAGGATTCAGCTCACTCACAGGCAAGCAAGATGATTGAGTCAGTCAAGTTCTTGGCAACTCAGGTATTAACTTCTTAGTATTATAATACTGTTTTGTTAATTTTAGCATTTGATATACTCATAACTTGATTTGATGGATCTATAGGCACGTATATATGAAGGACATGAACCTTTACTTTTCAAAGCGATATTTCAGAGTTTTATGATTCTCAAGGTGTGTTTCAACTTTCAACTAACAAGGAAAGAAAGTACATTagcaattatatttttttttttcttcttataatTGTCTGATTTTCAGGGTGGTCTCAGTAATGGATACAAGAAGTACATATCAGATAAGGGATTACCAGATGATACCTATAAAGAAGATGGAATCGCACTATTTCGAGTTCAAGGTTCTGGACCAGAAAACATGCAATCAATACAAGTTGAACCTGTAAGTTACATATATAACGTTGTCCCATATTTTGTTCATCTTTTGCAATCAATACTGTTAATCCTCGAATAATATATCAATTTGGTTTCAATTGGCTCAGGTTGCTTCGTCCTTGAACTCCTGCTACTGTTACATATTACACAAGGATTCACTCGTCTTTACATGGAACGGGAGGCAAACTACCGTTGATGACCAAGAACTTGCTGAGAGACAACTGGATCTCATAAAGGTACACATCAAATGGTTCTTTTTTTCAATCTGTAATGTTTATATCAAGGCATACATTTAATACGTTATATATGTCTCTATATAATTCTAGATGTGTAACTTTGTTAATTCTAGTGACACTCAATGTTCACTTGTAGCCCGATTTGCAAACCAGAGTTCATAAGGAGGGTGCAGAGTCTGATCAGTTTTGGGAAATTTTGGGTGGGAAAAAAGAATATTCTGCTCAAAAGATTCCAACGGAGACTGAAAGTGATCCTCATTTGTTCTCATGCACATTGTCCAAAGGTTATATGAACTCTTTTCATACGAACTATTTTCTCTCCTTTATCATCTTTTACTAactgattctacttttattgtttttttttttttcttctggaaTTTTGCTTGCCCAGGAGATGATATGAAGGTGTGTGTTATTTCATAAGTTAATCCGTTTCTGTTCACTGTTGATAGTTCATGTGTAATTTGATTTATACAAATTGTTGATGCAGGTGACTGAGATATACAACTTTGATCAGGATGATTTGTTGACAGAAGATGTATATATCCTTGACTGTCACACAAGCATCTTTCTTTGGGTAGGGCAAGAGTTTCATTTAAAGACCAAAACACAAGTATTACCTATCGGCGAGGTATTACTTAACCTCTAACTGACATTTTTCTGAAAATTATAAACAGCATGACTTAATTATGTACTAGAATGTTAGACTGTTCTTGGTTTCTAATGAAAAATCGTACACCATCAAATCAATGAAGGAGCAGTTTAAGTATTGAATAAcaaaactttatatatatggatattacaGAAATTTATCAATCGTGATGTTCTTCTTGAGAAATTATCTCTTCAAACTCCTATATTTATCTTAATGGAAGCAAGTGAGCCGCCATTCTTCACACGTTTCTTCAAATGGGATTCAAAAAAGGCTGCAGTAAGTTATATTCGCATGATCTTATATTTGGAGAATACACACAATTTTAAAGTTTGTTACACTTTAATTTCTGTTAACATGTCTACAGATGCATGGAAACTCATTCCAAAGGCGACTCTCTCTTATAAAAGACGGAGGGCTGTCAACTATGAATCTTGTAAGCTACAATTTCTATATATGCCATTTTTTCTCTATATATGCCATTTTATAAGACATAAAAAAGGTAGTATGGCTTCTAATTGTTTTCGTTACGTGCTTAGAAACCGAAAAAGAGAGCACCGGTATCATTTGGAGGACGGTCAGCGTCTGAAAAACCACAACGGTCAAGGAGTGTGTCAGTCAGCTCTGACCGACCACGTGCCCGGGGCAGATCTCCAGCCTTCAATGCCCTTGCTTCCAAGTTTGATAATCCAGGTGGACGGAATCTTTCGACTCCTCCACCACAGCTAAACAAGCTTTATGCCAAATCTGGAGGCACTACTGaaactggtggtggtggtggtggcggcagTTTTGATACGTCTAGAGTTCTTTCCAAGTCCAGGGCTATAGCATCACTAACCGCCTCTTTTGACAAACCAACACGAGAAAAACTTATGCCCCGTTCTGTTAAAGGTAATATTTCCTTTAGTTATCTTAACATATTTAAAGGATTTCTGGAAGTTGTTGTATTATCTTGTAATGTAACAGTGAGTTCCGATTCAACTGCAAAATCTGAGCTGAACTCCAAGGTTAACGTAGCGAGCAGTAGAAAGGAGCCATTACCAGAGAAGGAAGATGTAAAAAAGAATGAGGCTGAAGATGAGGAAGGTGTCACAGTGTACCCATATGATCGTATAACAACATCATCAACTAACCCTGCTCCAGATATTGATGTAACCAAACGAGAGGTACTTTTGTTGCTCAACACTCTTGAAGAAAGTAACTTTAGATTCTTGTACCTCAAGGTGGAAAAATGGGCTGTCGATAGGGTTGGGTAAAGGATAACAACAGTTCAGGTCAAACCCAACGAACTGGGTCATGTTGGGTTGACCAAAAACACTTTAGTTAACTTTTTAATAACATTTACTCTGTGTAGTATGATTATGTATTCATAATACTTCAACACTGtatgttttttttctttctaataaCATGATTTAGGAGGTTTTATGCATTGGATATAAAAATTGGAAGACTTTCAAGACAATTGACATGTTCAACACATTTGATCCTGTTTCATTCTAAGCTGATTTTTTTACTTTGATGCTACACCTTTGATCTATGAAATATAAAAACCCAAGATGGGTTGAAAGTTCCACCTTGACAAGTGACTTAAGTTTCTAAATAATATATGCACAGGTGTATCTGTCGAAGGCTGAGTTTAAGGAGAAGTTTAATATGACGAAAGAGGCTTTCAACAAGATGCCAAAATGGAGACAAAATAAGATGAAAATTTCACTTAATCTTTTCTGAGTCATCTGCACTTCGTTTCAGTGACATATGAAGGAAAGCACTTAATCTAACATCCTTTTGATCAACTGATTAGCAGCTCTTCATCTGAAACCCATAAATTACTCTTAACGTATGCAGTTTTTTTAATATGTTGCAGCTGATCCATTTTTTATTCTTCCACTAGTCTGATATGATATAGGGGTCCGCATTATTCTAGGACTAGTTACCACCATTctgtatatcacatatttttgttccGTTTCTTATTTCTGTTAGTTGATCAATCTTTTGAATGGAAGGTTATAAGGAACAAAGTGAGTGTAAAAAACCTGTCATTTTTTCAGTAATAAAATTCGATTATGCTTTTCTAGCGAAAAGTGACGTTTCAATTGGGATATCTGCACCATTTTTTTCTGCAGGTTGATTGAACTTTGTTACGCAGGAAATGGTTGTGTTGTGTGTTAATGTTTGTATGGACCCAAAGTTtcatgagacatgtatataacaggTTCAATTCGTGAAACACTGTATTCTGTAATCTGTAATATACATGAATACATACATAATTGGTCTTAAGAGAATTTGAATTACAAGCAACTTTGCATAATTTTGTTAAACATTTGGAATCAAACAATGTACAACAACGGAATTATTTTGCAGCATACATATCCGTATCAAATAAGCCTTATTCGCATAAGACGTACCCACAAAGGAATTCAAAAGTACGTATCGTTGCCGATAGGAAGCAGGAAAACAGTTAAAATTAAGCCGGTCGCCGGACACATGGATGACGTACAAGTCACCTGGACGATGGCCGGATAAGCATACGACCGGGCAAAAGCCGGATAAATAGTGAGCCATTTAGAAGCTAGCCGGATGGAAAGTGTCGGATATAACTCTAACGTGCatttctgtgacgatcgctccaaattcatatggacgaacacgtcattcataaatttcatagcgaggtatttgacctctatatgatacgttttgtaaacattgcattcttttgaaaaggctcaccataaatgaatatttaaatcaaaggttttcgatatctgatgatttctacatatagacaatcaccgtaaataatagtttacaatagtacttccgttgacaatacagtcaaaataagatacatggtgatgatttggtgaatgcaacgttgccttgaaaaatatgccatgtaagactccatgcacatagcttgtctaacatataagcaaacagcggaagacttctagggaacctgagaataaacatgctaacaagtgtcaacacaaaggttggtgagttcatagttttaatgttttgcataatctgtacataaaggtggatcacaagatttcagttgtttcatccagaaacgtttatcaaaatattctacgaaattgagcaccctggtaactaaacttaacgtatatgtaATTTATactgaaacgtccgcgactaatcctctcggacggaatcttcaacagttggtcccatcgcgatgatcgaatccaagtaatgtccttaacatgagcttatgcacagcggaagacttaattcatacctgagaatgacatgctttaaaacgtcaacataaagttggtgagatatataggtttgatgctagcagcgttataacaatggactacaa comes from Rutidosis leptorrhynchoides isolate AG116_Rl617_1_P2 chromosome 4, CSIRO_AGI_Rlap_v1, whole genome shotgun sequence and encodes:
- the LOC139843042 gene encoding cold-responsive protein kinase 1-like, which gives rise to MAIQDDDDDEKKDAISSNEDSSAKKHHSSPMLFFLGGLIVLLILLIILYFFWKFVRPAQLKKSEKRENMCKVELIIFFVASKGYFSGNLRTISCFTFQALKKATKNFHECNFLGKGGFGPVYLGKLQDGRLVAVKKLSLDKSQQGDAEFLAEVQMITSIQHKNLVRLLGCCSEGPQRILVYEYMKNKSLDLIIYGQNNQYLNWSTRFQIILGIARGLQYLHEDSHIRIVHRDIKASNILLDAKFQPRIGDFGLARFFPEDQAYLSTAFAGTLGYTAPEYAIKGELSEKADIYSFGVLVLEIISCRKNTDLTLPLEMQYLPEYAWKMYEKSKMDNLIDPRMQNDGYVEKDVMQTIRVALLCLQPHANLRPPMSEIVSMLTWKVEMVKSPIKPTFLEGGRRTKVDDKQTWEVISDYFPSSIISESPNLTQPPNSIDFSVSQSISTNFGTNLV